The Myxococcales bacterium genomic sequence ATCAACGGCTCGCTCGAGCATCGTTTGCCGGGCAACCTCAACATCAGCTTCGCCTACATTGAAGGTGAGTCACTGTTGATGGGGCTCAAGGACGTGGCTGTGTCGTCAGGCTCTGCTTGCACCTCGGCGTCGCTCGAGCCCTCGTACGTGCTGCGCGCGCTCGGGGTGGAGGAGGAGCTGGCGCATACGTCGATCCGCTTCGGCATCGGGCGATTCAACACGGAAGAGGAGGTCGACTTCGTGATCGACCTCGTGGCACGAAAAGTATCTAAATTGCGGGAGCTTTCCCCGCTTTACGAGATGGTCCAGGAAGGCATCGACATCAAATCCATCCAGTGGACCGCGCATTGAAGATTCGAGGGTAAAACCATGGCATACAGCGAAAAAGTTCTCGACCACTACGAAAACCCACGCAACGTGGGCAGCTTGGACAAAAACGATCCGCACGTGGGCACGGGGCTCGTTGGGGCACCGGCCTGTGGCGACGTGATGAAGTTGCAGATCCGCGTCAGCGATGGTGGCGTGATCGAAGACGCGAAGTTCAAGACCTTCGGTTGCGGCTCTGCCATCGCTTCGTCGTCGCTGGCGACGGAGTGGATCAAGGGCATGACCATCGACCAGGCGATGGAGCTCAAGAACACGCAGATCGTGGAAGAGCTCAACCTGCCGCCGGTGAAGATCCACTGCTCGGTTCTTGCCGAGGACGCGATCAAGAGCGCCATTGCCGACTACAGGTCGAAGCAAGGGGCCTTCGCGGGTGCCGAGACCAGCGCCCCCGCGCACGCCGCCGAGTAAGTACGAAAGAAAACAGGAGATCCGTCGTGGCCATTTCCGTCACACCCCGTGCGGTCGAAGAGATCAAAAGAGCCGCTACGAAGCGCGCCAAGGCTCCCAAGGGGCTTCGGGTCGGCATTCGC encodes the following:
- the iscU gene encoding Fe-S cluster assembly scaffold IscU — protein: MAYSEKVLDHYENPRNVGSLDKNDPHVGTGLVGAPACGDVMKLQIRVSDGGVIEDAKFKTFGCGSAIASSSLATEWIKGMTIDQAMELKNTQIVEELNLPPVKIHCSVLAEDAIKSAIADYRSKQGAFAGAETSAPAHAAE